In Aegilops tauschii subsp. strangulata cultivar AL8/78 chromosome 3, Aet v6.0, whole genome shotgun sequence, one genomic interval encodes:
- the LOC109735717 gene encoding probable calcium-binding protein CML10: protein MGKIKMPALFRRRSSSKSRSASPPPPPQEEREENRPASGAGSPARSAEEEMERVFRKFDANGDGRISRPELAALFESLGHAATEDELTRMMAEADADGDGFISLEEFAALNATAPGDDEEDLRLAFKVFDADGSGDISAAELARVLHVLGEKATVQQCRRMIEGVDKNGDGLISFDEFKVMMASGFAAKMA, encoded by the coding sequence ATGGGCAAGATCAAGATGCCGGCCCTGTTCCGCCGCCGCTCCTCCTCCAAGTCGCGctccgcctccccgccgccgcctccccaggaggagcgggaggagaACCGGCCGGCGTCGGGCGCGGGGTCCCCGGCGCGGTCGgcggaggaggagatggagcGGGTGTTCCGCAAGTTCGACGCCAACGGCGACGGCCGGATCTCGCGGCCGGAGCTGGCCGCCCTCTTCGAGAGCCTGGGCCACGCGGCCACCGAGGACGAGCTGACCCGCATGATGGCCGAGGCGGACGCGGACGGCGACGGCTTCATCAGCCTGGAGGAGTTCGCGGCGCTCAACGCCACCGCGCccggcgacgacgaggaggacCTGCGGCTCGCCTTCAAGGTGTTCGACGCGGACGGCAGCGGCGACATCTCCGCCGCGGAGCTGGCGCGCGTGCTCCACGTCCTCGGCGAGAAGGCCACGGTCCAGCAGTGCCGCCGCATGATCGAGGGCGTGGACAAGAACGGCGACGGCCTCATCTCCTTCGACGAGTTCAAGGTCATGATGGCCTCCGGCTTCGCCGCCAAGATGGCCtga
- the LOC109735720 gene encoding uncharacterized protein → MALALGSGGGGGSDFSVMVIGSDFAVDAGAALLASPADREEWHDCAPDLGDDFSDLEELQVVRVQGADRSGRPVVRVVGKFFPAPVIDGGRLKRYVFHKLRTELPEGPFCILYVHTTVQSDDNNPGMTILRGIYEELPAEYKERLQIFYFLHPGLYSWLAMATLGRLFLSGGLYWKIKYVSRLEYLWGDIKKGEVEIPDFVTEHDKILEHRPLTDYGIEPDPLHLADIPAAGYSLGRYEDKWSPEDRWNSRNYM, encoded by the exons ATGGCGCTCGCAttgggctcgggcggcggcggcgggagcgaCTTCTCCGTGATGGTGATAGGCTCCGACTTCGCGGTGGACGCCGGCGCGGCGCTCCTCGCCTCCCCCGCCGACCGCGAGGAGTGGCACGACTGCGCCCCCGACCTCGGCGACGACTTCTCCGACCTCGAGGAGCTCCAGGTGGTCCGCGTGCAGGGCGCGGACAGATCCGGCCGGCCCGTCGTCCGGGTCGTCGGCAAGTTCTTCCCCG CTCCTGTTATAGATGGTGGACGTCTGAAGAGGTATGTGTTTCACAAGCTCCGCACCGAGTTGCCAGAGGGTCCGTTCTGCATCTTGTACGTACACACCACTGTACAATCTGATGATAACAATCCTGGAATGACAATCTTGAGGGGGATTTATGAAGAACTTCCAGCTGAATACAAGGAAAGGCTGCAAATATTCTACTTCCTGCATCCTGGGCTTTATTCCTGGCTCGCCATGGCCACACTAGGCAGGCTCTTCTTAAGCGGAGG GTTGTATTGGAAAATCAAGTATGTTAGTCGGCTGGAGTATCTATGGGGGGACATCAAAAAGGGTGAAGTTGAGATTCCAGATTTTGTTACTGAACATGACAAGATCCTTGAGCACCGACCATTGACAGACTATGGTATAGAACCTGATCCTCTGCATCTCGCTGATATACCTGCTGCGGGGTACTCACTTGGTAGGTATGAAGACAAATGGTCTCCTGAAGATCGCTGGAATTCTCGCAATTACATGTGA
- the LOC109735718 gene encoding pyrroline-5-carboxylate reductase: MAAAPPQPAAPPAPANGGDAFRLGFVGAGNLAESIARGVAASGVLPASAVRTAPHRRPERAAAFASLGATILASNAQVVDDSDVIVISVKPQIVKQVLVELKPLLSEEKLLVSIAAGIKMKDLQDWSGQRRIIRVMPNTPSAVGQAASVMCLGETATENDENRVKSLFSAIGKVWTAEEKYFDAVTGLSGSGPAYIFLAIEAMADGGVAAGLPRDLALGLAAQTVLGAATMVSETGKHPGQLKDQVTSPAGTTIAGVHELEKGSFRGTLINAVVAATTRCRELSKN; encoded by the exons atGGCGGCCGCGCCTCCCCAGCCCGCCGCGCCCCCCGCCCCCGCGAACGGCGGCGACGCGTTCCGCCTGGGCTTCGTCGGCGCGGGGAACCTGGCCGAGAGCATCGCGCgcggcgtcgcggcgtcgggCGTCCTCCCGGCCTCCGCCGTCCGcaccgcgccccaccgccgccccgagcGCGCCGCCGCCTTCGCCTCCCTCGGCGCCACCATCCTCGCATCCAACGCCCAG GTTGTCGACGACAGCGATGTGATCGTCATCTCCGTCAAGCCCCAGATTG TGAAGCAGGTTCTGGTTGAGCTCAAGCCCTTGCTGTCTGAAGAAAAGCTTCTTGTCTCCATTGCTGCTGGCATCAAGATGAAAGATTTGCAG GATTGGTCTGGTCAGCGCAGAATTATTAGAGTAATGCCAAACACCCCCTCTGCTGTCGGACAAGCAGCATCAG TGATGTGTCTGGGAGAGACGGCTACCGAGAATGATGAAAACCGTGTCAAAAGCTTATTTAGTGCCATTGGAAAAGTTTGGACAGCTGAAGAAAAATATTTTGATGCGGTTACTGGCTTGAG TGGTAGTGGTCCGGCCTACATTTTCTTGGCAATAGAGGCCATGGCTGATGGTGGagttgctgctgggcttcctcggGATCTTGCTCTTGGTCTTGCAGCTCAGACA GTGCTAGGTGCTGCAACCATGGTTAGCGAGACGGGTAAACATCCCGGGCAGCTGAAGGATCAGGTCACTTCCCCTGCAGGAACTACCATAGCTGGTGTTCATGAGCTCGAGAAGGGTTCGTTTCGCGGCACACTGATAAATGCCGTCGTTGCTGCCACAACAAGATGCCGAGAGCTCTCGAAAAATTAG